One stretch of Candidatus Eremiobacterota bacterium DNA includes these proteins:
- a CDS encoding TonB-dependent receptor, which yields MRATKWIRQGFTAVLLLLTFVVAGPVSALAGTTGTVNGTVVDAQSNKPLAGAAVTAQSPSQTTRTTSDASGRFSFISLAPDTYSISVAPSAGYDAAVINGVTVQADQTLSLTLQQTPKLKVIGAVTSRAASALVKPGTTTDVYSVNALVQDKASVVGGGGSLNSAWSAISAVPGVFVGAGQAGYIGAGSSNGATVSIRGGDYDQIGYEIDGVPVNRAFDNYPSGAVSSLGQQELQVYTGATPANSEAEGLSGYVNQVIRTGTLPASRNLTLALGTPTFYNKGSFEAGGANPARTFSYYVGAGAYNQGFRYYDNYNGASLQSVWGGPLNACPSAAPIGCHGPNGEDYTNGGTTQSYVLGPYDINSGSNTGIAEVRVRNTVGNFHFGIPRKDGNRDDVQLLYENDFLANLGYSSANDQGGAAFLDSIGVSHAYIDGFTFTGQPVGSLLPPGYSGGGVSNYLFPASPGGRPAGANIAPDLRDANTNNQSIVKLQYQRNFGTQAFLRVYGYTYYSNWFQYGPESANMNYLGYAATDYELNSHTRGVSAMFSDQLNAQHLISIQGSYTTSSTLRDNNAGFGRTGAVGWLVSSAAPLSGVCYTNLGAPVVGCGAGSQTFTLRQGFNGTVVPANTINGGMCGAGQCQYILGENGQAATYNTVQPRFTAFSLTDQWKPIDRLSLNLGLRYDGFQFIGADTTGSPARTMWYNAYNVLHPTAQLVNPGPGQMESYGELQPRLGFTYTVSPNTVVRGSYGRYVQAPNGAFEQYNFLQQNDVASLARFGRFGLPTTPMHAVRPEISNNYDFSFEHEFHGNTSVKFTPFLRKTQDQIQNFYLDQKTSFISGLNVGRQTSEGIELEVDKGDFSRNGLAARLAFTYTNSYINYTKLGNGGTIIDGFNANIAQYNSFTKAGGGAPCYFPTITNAAGTVLNPATAGKPDPACSAGSPANPYYNAPLQPLMDVNGNYATYSTFPGGVTAGGYSALDAPYVATFLLQYKHGPLAITPALQYEGGIRFGVPLSTPGIDPSACTTSPTSSAILPGTTANDPRYPYGGAGSPYNQIACGSNFAIPDLYTRRFDNVGAFVAPGELLLHTQITYDLNKRVTLVGNFANIINRCFGGTRLPFSINHACNYVATYGAGSGPQPIGNQYNPGNTLQPFLATPYDPLFPAFPFNMYIEARIKI from the coding sequence ATGAGAGCCACGAAATGGATTCGGCAGGGCTTCACTGCTGTATTGCTGCTGTTAACGTTTGTCGTCGCAGGGCCGGTTTCGGCCCTGGCCGGCACGACCGGAACGGTCAACGGTACCGTGGTCGACGCTCAATCGAACAAGCCCCTCGCAGGCGCGGCCGTGACCGCGCAAAGCCCTTCGCAGACGACCCGCACGACGTCCGATGCGTCGGGCCGCTTCTCGTTCATCTCGCTCGCGCCCGACACGTATTCGATCTCCGTCGCGCCGTCGGCGGGGTACGATGCGGCGGTCATCAACGGCGTCACCGTCCAGGCGGACCAGACGCTCAGCCTGACGCTGCAGCAGACGCCGAAACTCAAGGTGATCGGGGCGGTCACCTCGCGTGCCGCGTCTGCTTTGGTCAAACCAGGCACTACTACCGATGTCTATTCGGTGAACGCTCTCGTCCAGGACAAGGCGTCCGTAGTCGGCGGGGGAGGCTCGCTCAACAGCGCCTGGTCGGCAATCTCGGCAGTGCCCGGAGTGTTCGTGGGCGCGGGCCAGGCCGGATACATCGGCGCCGGTTCGAGCAATGGTGCCACGGTGTCGATTCGCGGTGGCGACTACGATCAGATCGGCTACGAGATCGACGGCGTGCCCGTGAACCGCGCATTCGATAACTATCCGTCCGGCGCGGTCTCGTCGCTCGGGCAGCAGGAGCTGCAAGTCTACACCGGCGCGACGCCGGCGAACTCCGAGGCCGAGGGCCTCTCCGGCTACGTCAACCAGGTGATCCGCACTGGAACGTTGCCGGCCTCGCGCAACCTCACGTTGGCGCTGGGCACGCCGACCTTCTACAACAAAGGTTCATTTGAAGCGGGCGGGGCCAACCCAGCGCGCACGTTCTCGTACTATGTGGGAGCAGGCGCATACAACCAGGGTTTCCGCTACTACGATAACTACAACGGCGCAAGCCTGCAGTCCGTGTGGGGTGGGCCGCTCAATGCCTGTCCGAGTGCCGCCCCGATCGGCTGCCACGGCCCGAACGGCGAAGATTATACGAACGGCGGCACGACGCAGTCCTATGTGCTGGGACCGTATGACATCAACAGTGGATCAAATACAGGGATAGCCGAAGTGCGCGTGCGCAACACGGTTGGCAATTTCCACTTCGGGATCCCGCGCAAGGACGGAAACCGGGACGACGTGCAGCTGTTGTACGAAAACGACTTCCTCGCCAATCTGGGATATTCATCGGCGAACGATCAAGGCGGCGCCGCCTTTCTCGATAGCATCGGCGTCAGCCATGCCTACATCGACGGCTTTACCTTCACCGGACAGCCCGTCGGCTCGCTGCTGCCGCCCGGCTACAGCGGCGGAGGGGTGTCAAATTACTTATTCCCCGCATCGCCGGGAGGTCGTCCAGCCGGGGCGAACATTGCACCCGACCTTCGCGACGCAAATACGAACAATCAGTCGATCGTAAAGCTGCAGTACCAGCGAAACTTCGGAACGCAGGCTTTTCTCCGGGTGTACGGCTACACGTACTACTCCAATTGGTTCCAGTACGGGCCGGAGTCGGCCAACATGAACTACCTCGGTTACGCCGCGACCGACTACGAGCTCAATAGCCATACCCGTGGCGTAAGTGCGATGTTCTCCGACCAGCTCAACGCCCAGCACCTCATCTCCATCCAGGGCTCCTACACGACCTCGAGCACGTTGCGCGACAACAACGCCGGGTTCGGCCGGACGGGCGCGGTCGGCTGGCTCGTTTCGTCGGCGGCACCGCTGAGCGGCGTCTGCTACACGAACCTTGGCGCACCGGTCGTGGGATGCGGCGCGGGCTCGCAGACGTTCACGTTGCGGCAGGGATTCAATGGCACCGTCGTTCCCGCGAATACCATCAACGGTGGCATGTGCGGCGCCGGACAGTGCCAGTATATCCTTGGCGAGAACGGGCAAGCCGCAACGTACAACACGGTCCAGCCGCGCTTCACCGCGTTCTCGCTTACCGACCAGTGGAAACCAATCGACCGGCTCAGCCTCAACCTAGGCTTGCGGTACGACGGGTTCCAATTCATCGGCGCAGACACCACGGGCTCGCCGGCGCGCACGATGTGGTACAACGCGTACAACGTGCTCCATCCGACCGCGCAGCTGGTGAATCCGGGCCCGGGTCAGATGGAGTCGTACGGTGAGCTGCAGCCGCGGCTCGGCTTCACGTACACCGTCAGCCCGAACACCGTGGTTCGGGGTAGCTACGGGCGGTACGTTCAGGCACCCAACGGCGCGTTCGAGCAGTACAACTTCCTGCAGCAGAACGACGTCGCCTCGCTGGCGCGCTTCGGCCGCTTCGGGCTGCCGACTACGCCGATGCACGCGGTGCGCCCGGAAATCTCGAACAACTATGACTTCTCGTTCGAGCATGAATTCCATGGAAACACGTCCGTGAAGTTCACGCCGTTCCTGCGCAAGACGCAGGACCAGATTCAGAACTTCTACCTGGACCAAAAGACGAGCTTTATCTCGGGCTTGAACGTCGGCCGCCAAACTTCGGAAGGGATCGAGCTCGAGGTCGACAAGGGCGACTTCTCGCGAAACGGTTTAGCGGCTCGGCTCGCGTTCACGTACACGAACAGCTATATCAACTACACCAAGCTGGGCAACGGTGGAACGATCATCGACGGCTTCAACGCCAACATCGCCCAGTACAACAGCTTCACCAAAGCGGGCGGTGGTGCGCCGTGCTACTTCCCGACGATCACGAACGCGGCCGGAACCGTGCTCAATCCGGCGACCGCCGGAAAGCCGGACCCGGCGTGCTCTGCCGGCTCTCCCGCGAATCCCTACTACAACGCACCGCTCCAGCCGCTGATGGACGTCAACGGCAACTACGCAACCTATAGCACGTTCCCCGGCGGGGTCACCGCAGGCGGCTACTCAGCGCTCGACGCTCCGTACGTGGCGACGTTCTTGCTTCAGTACAAGCACGGTCCGCTCGCCATCACTCCCGCACTGCAATACGAAGGCGGAATCCGCTTCGGCGTGCCGCTCTCGACCCCTGGGATCGACCCGAGCGCGTGTACGACATCGCCGACGAGCTCGGCGATCCTGCCGGGCACGACCGCGAACGACCCGCGGTACCCGTATGGCGGAGCCGGGTCTCCGTACAACCAGATAGCCTGCGGGAGCAACTTTGCGATTCCCGACCTGTACACGCGGCGTTTTGACAACGTTGGCGCGTTCGTCGCTCCGGGCGAGCTGCTGCTGCACACGCAGATCACCTACGATCTGAACAAGCGTGTCACGCTGGTGGGCAACTTCGCGAACATCATCAACCGCTGCTTCGGCGGCACCAGGCTGCCGTTCAGCATCAACCACGCGTGTAACTACGTCGCGACGTACGGGGCAGGCTCAGGCCCGCAGCCCATCGGGAACCAGTACAATCCCGGGAACACTCTGCAGCCGTTCCTGGCGACGCCGTACGACCCGCTCTTCCCCGCCTTCCCATTCAACATGTACATCGAGGCGCGCATCAAGATCTAA